One Myripristis murdjan chromosome 18, fMyrMur1.1, whole genome shotgun sequence DNA window includes the following coding sequences:
- the LOC115376227 gene encoding Fc receptor-like protein 4 → MNLHPVLTLKPNRCQLFTGESVTFVCDVGEERSTNLLYRFNVNDGEFLTWSSHNRYTLQPVATGHSGVYQCELYPSYKKSNKVSLTVSDHNLILESPPFAVFLGESVTLRCWDHSWTKVSATFYKDGSQESLRTSEATTELTINSVSKSDEGFYKCKRSHDESKETMLKVEEKPKAKLTSDRGEIPESGTVTLTCSVEVSEGWKYYWYRNVTRRSEEVVEGGASLHYRSVRVSQGGLYWCEGGRGDPVYYTHSSDPISLDKIVSTRPVVTQQPNWPHIFSGESVTLQCEIHGGRNTQWEYEWTTSSSSTPLNQAVHRISRASSSNSGGYRCRGRKTLEYSSTAWSNYFQLTVSSSKPQPTLKADKEAIPVGGKVILTCNVPESSGWKYYWYRNKKDSNPLAAKGGVPYSGSQISISEGGQYWCRGGRGDSVYYTEYTSITIHNAHKPEPKLTVSPSWLSPGASVTLNCGVEYPSAGWRFYWYKAVPQLSSSSYTYELLPDREAGTAEGSYVIHGLTHTAGFMCQAGRGDPVVYTKNSTTKFVWSGDRRPSASVTVSPNRTQHFRYEYVTLTCAGNSIHGKMKRFFEGKIKTLSWRALSIL, encoded by the exons ATGAACTTAC ATCCTGTGCTGACCCTTAAGCCAAATCGGTGCCAGCTATTTACTGGAGAGTCTGTTACATTCGTTTGTGACGTGGGGGAAGAGAGGAGCACTAACTTGCTATACAGATTCAATGTGAATGATGGGGAATTTCTCACATGGTCTAGCCATAACCGCTACACACTACAACCCGTAGCGACCGGTCACAGTGGTGTATACCAGTGTGAACTATACCCCAGTTATAAAAAGAGTAACAAAGTCAGTCTGACTGTATCAG ATCATAATCTTATCCTGGAAAGTCCTCCATTTGCCGTTTTTCTTGGAGAATCGGTTACTCTGCGCTGCTGGGATCATTCTTGGACAAAAGTCAGCGCTACTTTCTACAAAGATGGAAGCCAAGAGTCACTCCGCACATCTGAAGCCACAACAGAGTTGACCATTAATTCAGTATCAAAATCAGATGAGGGCTTCTACAAGTGTAAACGCAGTCATGATGAGTCCAAAGAGACAATGCTTAAAGTGGAAG aaaaaccaaaAGCCAAACTAACATCTGACAGAGGAGAAATTCCTGAATCGGGCACAGTGACGCTGACCTGCTCTGTTGAGGTCTCTGAAGGCTGGAAATACTACTGGTACAGAAATGTTACACGTAGAAGTGAGGAAGTTGTGGAAGGTGGTGCCTCCCTCCACTATAGATCTGTCAGGGTGTCACAAGGCGGACTGTACTGGtgtgaaggagggagaggagacccTGTTtactacacacacagcagtgatccAATCAGCTTGGACAAAATTG TTAGCACCAGGCCTGTTGTGACCCAGCAACCCAACTGGCCTCACATATTCAGCGGAGAGAGCGTCACCCTCCAATGTGAGATCCATGGAGGCAGAAACACTCAGTGGGAGTATGAATGGACCACAAGCAGCTCCAGCACACCATTAAACCAAGCTGTACACAGGATTAGCAGAGCTTCTTCATCCAACAGCGGAGGCTACAGGTGTAGGGGCAGAAAGACACTTGAATATTCTTCAACAGCTTGGAGTAATTACTTCCAGCTGACAGTATCAT CATCTAAACCTCAGCCCACACTGAAAGCTGATAAAGAGGCTATACCAGTAGGAGGCAAAGTAATCCTGACCTGCAATGTGCCTGAATCTTCTGGCTGGAAATATTACTGGTACAGAAACAAGAAAGACTCGAACCCTCTGGCCGCAAAGGGCGGTGTTCCCTACTCAGGTTCACAAATCAGCATCTCAGAGGGAGGACAATACTggtgcagaggagggagaggcgaCTCAGTTTACTACACAGAGTACACATCAATCACCATTCACAACGCAC ATAAACCCGAGCCGAAGCTCACTGTGTCTCCCTCATGGTTGAGTCCTGGGGCTTCAGTAACTCTGAACTGCGGCGTCGAGTATCCCTCTGCAGGATGGAGGTTTTACTGGTACAAGGCTGTTCCCCAGCTGTCATCCAGCTCCTACACTTACGAGCTGCTGCCTGACAGGGAAGCTGGCACTGCAGAGGGCTCCTACGTCATTCATGGGCTGACACACACGGCAGGATTTATGTGTCAGGCGGGAAGAGGAGACCCAGTGGTTTACACAAAGAACAGCACAACTAAGTTTGTCTGGTctggag atcGTCGCCCATCAGCCTCTGTCACAGTCAGTCCCAACAGAACGCAACACTTCAGATACGAGTATGTCACCCTGACATGTGCAGGAAACTCCATTCATGGGAAAATGAAGAGATTTTTTGAGGGGAAG ATAAAAACGTTGTCCTGGAGAGCCCTGTCTATCCTGTGA
- the LOC115376460 gene encoding uncharacterized protein LOC115376460 — MLLLLSCCIIAGIAANEAQVVQYGLKNSSVCLHVGESAVNLRVDWSFKKRYIILNRKFNPNYTERADYHPGNGSLCIKKLAESDNGVYDAEAPKGFDKLTWEFLLIVQETVPEPDIRVTVLLSNESADFCTIMVNCSIQDSWAFTVCNQDRCPVSQRSFGTINITISLTSTTVVCHGNNHVSTSKSSKRLDKTCFKDQDFKTIIKNTWPEGAVLLSILALFLVLSCVLIILVKRYHSSKEWNNQQAETATQVERLSVEAQPAADNEPSSCQPVRVHEVSHITTSTPGAGAGPDLKADSVYCVLQLPFAAASLDKRGNKKDGKGQEKTDSPDAEGTSTCSKVCYESRNQSRVNMSARERSEDLSQSLYATVQPVKPRSASPVATGKPSLHGDGDGDGDAEAVQCHQEARGSSATPERTQLPETETVYSVAQWPRHPARSERPPQARGDYQGRGVDT; from the exons ATGCTTCTGCTCCTGAGCTGCTGTATTATTGCAG GCATCGCAGCAAATGAAGCACAGGTGGTGCAGTACGGGTTGAAAAACAGCTCAGTATGTCTACATGTTGGGGAATCAGCAGTAAACCTAAGGGTTGACTGGAGTTTCAAGAAGAGATACATTATTCTAAATCGAAAATTCAACCCCAATTACACAGAGAGAGCGGATTATCATCCTGGCAACGGCTCTCTGTGCATCAAGAAACTGGCAGAGTCAGATAATGGTGTGTATGATGCAGAAGCACCCAAGGGCTTTGACAAACTAACATGGGAATTCCTCCTCATTGTCCAAG AAACCGTTCCAGAGCCAGATATCAGGGTCACAGTCCTGTTGTCCAACGAATCAGCCGACTTCTGCACCATCATGGTGAACTGCTCCATCCAGGACAGCTGGGCCTTTACTGTCTGCAACCAAGACCGCTGCCCAGTATCTCAGAGATCATTCGGCACGATCAACATCACCATCTCCCTCACCAGCACAACTGTTGTCTGCCACGGCAACAACCACGTCAGCACCAGCAAAAGCTCTAAGAGACTGGACAAGACAT GCTTCAAAGATCAAGACTTCAAGACCATCATCAAAAACACATGGCCAGAGGGAGCAGTTTTATTGTCCATTTTGGCACTTTTCTTGGTCCTAAGCTGTGTGTTGATCATCTTGGTTAAGAGGTATCACAGCTCAAAAGAATGGAACAACCAGCAG gCAGAGACTGCAACTCAAGTAGAAAGACTGTCAGTGGAGGCACAGCCCGCTGCAGACAATGAACCTTCCTCCTGTCAGCCTGTGCGTGTTCATGAAGTCTCACACATCACAACCAGCACACCAGGAGCGGGAGCAGGACCTGATCTGAAAGCAGATTCTGTCTACTGCGTTTTACAGTTACCGTTTGCAGCTGCCTCGCTGGATAAGAGGGGCAACAAAAAAGACGGGAAAGGACAAGAGAAAACTGACTCCCCTGATGCTGAGGGGACATCGACGTGCAGCAAAGTGTGTTATGAATCCAGGAATCAATCCAGGGTCAATATGAGTGCCAGAGAAAGGTCAGAGGACTTGTCGCAGTCACTCTATGCAACTGTTCAACCAGTGAAGCCAAGAAGTGCATCACCAGTGGCAACAGGAAAGCCCTCTCTtcatggagatggagatggagatggagatgcagAGGCTGTGCAGTGCCACCAAGAGGCCAGAGGGAGCTCTGCCACGCCAGAGAGGACACAGCTCCCTGAGACTGAAACTGTGTACAGTGTAGCACAGTGGCCAAGACATCCTGCGAGGTCAGAGCGCCCTCCACAGGCCAGAGGGGATTATCAAGGCCGGGGAGTTGACACATGA
- the kcnj10a gene encoding ATP-sensitive inward rectifier potassium channel 10, with product MTSATPPSSEGSSPQKVCHSQTQTDVTKPLLGASGGSGSGGGAAAGGPGALRRRRRVLSKDGRSNVRLEHVSGRGALYLRDLWTTFLDMQWRYKLFLFSATFAGTWFLFGVLWYLVALVHGDLLEFDPPSNHTPCVMEVKTLTGAFLFSLESQTTIGYGFRCITEECPVAIVLLILQLVITMVMEIFITGTFLAKVARPKKRGETVKFSQHAVVSNHEGRLCLMIRVANMRKSLLLGCQVTGKLLQTSLTKEGETVRLDQRNVPFQVDTSSDSPFLIIPLTFYHIIDDSSPLRAWAAKGGGWTDPELADFELLVIMSATVEPTSATCQVRTSYLPDEILWGYEFPPVVSLSPSGKYVADFAFFDKVAKTKTPPLFKQASPEKMLLEESYRGEQRGRDRGRVRDSSPLSVRISNV from the exons ATGACCTCGGCCACCCCGCCTTCCTCAGAAGGCTCCTCCCCTCAGAAGGTGTGCCACTCCCAGACACAGACTGATGTCACCAAGCCCCTGCTGGGGGCCTCAGGTGGGTCCGGGTCAGGAGGAGGAGCCGCAGCCGGAGGGCCTGGTGCTCTGCGAAGGAGGCGACGCGTCCTCTCCAAAGATGGACGAAGCAATGTGCGCCTCGAGCATGTGAGCGGACGTGGGGCGCTCTACCTCCGTGACCTCTGGACGACCTTCTTGGACATGCAGTGGCGCTACAAGCTCTTTCTGTTTTCGGCCACCTTTGCTGGGACGTGGTTCCTGTTTGGGGTGCTTTGGTACCTGGTGGCACTGGTGCATGGAGATCTACTGG AGTTTGACCCCCCCTCCAACCATACACCCTGTGTGATGGAGGTCAAGACCCTGACTGGagccttcctcttctctctggaGTCTCAGACCACAATTGGCTACGGGTTCCGCTGCATCACAGAGGAGTGTCCAGTTGCCAtcgtcctcctcatccttcAGCTGGTCATCACCATGGTGATGGAGATCTTCATCACCGGGACCTTCCTTGCAAAG GTTGCACGTCCCAAGAAGAGAGGTGAGACAGTGAAGTTTAGTCAGCATGCTGTGGTGTCCAATCACGAAGGGCGACTCTGTCTCATGATCCGAGTGGCCAACATGCGCAAAAGCCTCCTGCTAGGATGTCAG GTTACGGGGAAGTTGCTTCAGACGTCACTGACAAAGGAGGGTGAGACGGTACGACTGGACCAGAGGAATGTGCCGTTCCAGGTTGACACGTCCAGTGACAGCCCCTTCCTCATCATCCCCCTCACCTTCTACCACATTATTGACGACAGTAGCCCTCTCAGAGCCTGGGCCGCCAAAG GTGGCGGCTGGACAGACCCTGAGCTAGCTGACTTTGAACTGCTGGTGATCATGAGCGCCACGGTGGAGCCGACCTCCGCCACCTGCCAGGTCCGAACCTCCTATCTTCCAGACGAGATCCTCTGGGGCTACGAGTTCCCGCCTGTCGTGTCCCTGTCCCCCTCAGGAAAATACGTGGCCGACTTTGCCTTCTTCGACAAggtggccaaaaccaaaaccccGCCCCTTTTCAAGCAGGCATCTCCAGAGAAGATGCTGTTGGAGGAGAGCTACAGGGGCGAGCAGAGGGGGCGGGACAGGGGGCGAGTGAGAGATAGCAGCCCGCTGAGTGTGCGCATTAGCAACgtgtga